In a single window of the Tribolium castaneum strain GA2 chromosome 8, icTriCast1.1, whole genome shotgun sequence genome:
- the LOC103313315 gene encoding cytochrome P450 4C1, translating into MNFETINTTSALTWALLFIVLFFIIKYNWNRRWLYYYGSKIDGPFAWPIIGIAHYFIGGQKVFYNQLTKLFEAQPPIFKFWLGQDLVVATSRLKDVEIILNNCFEKPKFYNFMCEVTGNGLLTARENIWKERRKMINQAFSLKVLHSYVDIFSKRAKCLISWFEEDFGKEDVFFKLYRCTFDTACEALADVDPTLLHGKNNYINNLKRMIDILTIRSFSIWLHDDFFWKLSPLSKEMSKASAETFSFIKQIIGLKKLDPKNHTSKRFLNHLLTLNETNPKFDDSAIEEELQTILITSSESTALTVGMILTVLGIYPEIQKKVSKELDSIFGHDDRETTLEDVQKMKYLECVIKETSRVLPAVPLLARLADKDIKLDNYTIPAGSIIVIPIWQIGKNADFWKNPKKFDPDRFLPENCDPNRPRSSFIPFSYGPRNCIGFQYSNMLVKVLTATILRKYTIKCPQYTSFEQVEIIFSITARPKHGFKIQMEKKLIQTMKPEKITSALIWVLFIIVLYFLLKYNWSRRWLYYYGSKIDGPFAWPIIGSAHHFIGGQKVFYKKMTQIFETYPTLSKFWLGKDLIVITSRPEDVEIVLNSCFEKPKFYKYAYKLFRTGLLIAPVNIWKERRRMIGPTFNSKTLQTFTEIFGKQANRLVRVLEQECGREFDIFLKLFRCTLDTACEALVGVDSSLLQGQDNYLQKLIRAEDIATIRSFSPWLQVDFFWKKSPLGREMDKACAESFTFIKQILSLKKCDFKDTTNPFTNYLQHLNKSNDDSPVEDEIQNILITGSESSALALALVLVVLGIYPEVQEKIYEELDAILWNTDEITLEHINKMVYLEAVIKETMRILPTVPFINRRMTEDLHLNDCVVPTGSNIIISIKNIHDSPLLWENPDKFDPERFLTERDPNRSRCAFMPFGYGPRNCIGFKFAMLSMKVMMASLLKNFTFEPAVYKSIAEIECFYNIVAKPKKGYKVKFSERKLYNNNDKL; encoded by the exons ATGAACTTTGAAACGATAAACACCACATCGGCCCTCACATGGgctttgttatttattgttctattttttataataaaatacaactGGAACAGACGCTGGTTGTATTATTATGGGTCTAAAATCGACGGTCCCTTCGCCTGGCCCATCATCGGAATCGCCCATTACTTCATCGGCGGCCAAAAAG tattttacaATCAACTTACTAAACTATTTGAGGCCCAACcgccaattttcaaattttggttGGGCCAGGATTTGGTAGTTGCGACATCAAGGCTAAAAGACgtcgaaattattttaaacaattgtttCGAGAAAccgaaattttataatttcatgTGCGAAGTGACAGGGAATGGTCTTCTAACAGCTCGGG AAAACATTTGGAAGGAGAGGAGAAAAATGATCAATCAGGCTTTCAGTTTGAAAGTTTTACATTCGTATGttgatattttttcgaaaCGTGCAAAGTGTTTAATAAGTTGGTTTGAGGAGGATTTTGGCAAAgaagatgttttttttaagttgtataGGTGCACTTTCGATACCGCCTGTG aaGCACTTGCAGATGTTGATCCTACTTTACTTCatggtaaaaataattacataaacAACTTAAAAAG AATGATAGATATTCTGACAATTCGTTCGTTCAGTATTTGGCTTCatgacgattttttttggaaactgTCGCCTTTAAGCAAAGAAATGAGCAAAGCTTCTGCcgaaacattttcttttataaaacaa ATCAttggtttgaaaaaattagaccCAAAAAATCATACTTCCAAACGTTTCCTAAATCACTTATTGACCTTGAATGAAACAAATCCAAAATTTGACGACTCAGCCATTGAAGAAGAACTCCAAACCATTCTGATCACTTCTAGTGAGAGCACTGCCCTTACGGTTGGTATGATTTTGACAGTTTTAGGGATATATCCAGAAATACAG aaaaaagtgtCCAAAGAACTTGATTCAATTTTTGGCCACGATGACAGAGAAACAACTCTTGAAGACGtccaaaaaatgaaatatctAGAATGTGTTATTAAGGAAACTTCGAGGGTACTCCCAGCAGTACCACTGCTTGCAAGACTAGCCGATAAAGACATAAAATTAG ACAATTACACCATTCCTGCTGGAAGTATAATAGTAATCCCGATTTGGCAAATTGGCAAAAACGccgatttttggaaaaatccgaaaaaatTCGATCCTGACCGATTTTTGCCCGAAAATTGTGACCCAAATCGTCCGCGTTCTAGCTTCATTCCGTTTAGTTACGGACCAAGAAATTGCATAG gCTTCCAGTACAGTAACATGTTAGTCAAAGTGCTAACGGCCACAATTTTACGAAAGTACACAATCAAGTGCCCACAGTATACAAGTTTCGAACAAGTTGAGATCATTTTCAGTATTACTGCACGACCAAAACATGGCTTCAAAATACAAATGGAAaagaaatt AATCCAAACCATGAAGCCAGAAAAGATCACGTCAGCCCTGATATGGGTTTTATTCATtatagttttatattttttgcttaaatacAACTGGAGTAGGCGCTGGTTGTATTATTATGGGTCTAAAATCGACGGTCCCTTCGCCTGGCCCATCATTGGAAGCGCCCATCATTTCATCGGAGGCCAAAAAG TCTTTTACAAGAAAATGACCCAAATCTTTGAAACATACCCAACACTTAGCAAATTCTGGTTGGGTAAAGACTTAATAGTGATAACTTCCAGACCGGAAGATGTTGAAATAGTGCTAAACAGTTGTTTCGAAAAACCGAAATTCTACAAATATGCGTATAAATTGTTCAGAACTGGTCTTTTAATAGCGCCAG TGAATATTTGGAAGGAGAGGAGAAGAATGATTGGTCCCACTTTTAACTCGAAAACTTTACAAACATTTACCgagatttttggaaaacagGCGAACCGTTTAGTGCGAGTTTTGGAACAGGAATGTGGGAGagaatttgatatttttttaaaattgttcagATGCACTTTGGATACGGCTTgtg AAGCACTTGTTGGTGTTGACAGTTCCCTACTTCAAGGTCAAgacaattatttacaaaaactgaTAAG ggCAGAAGACATTGCCACAATCCGTTCATTCAGTCCTTGGCTccaagttgattttttttggaaaaagtcaCCGTTGGGCCGAGAAATGGACAAAGCATGTGCTGAATCGTTTACTTTCATTAAGCAAATTCTGtcattgaaaaaatgtgatttcAAGGATACAACTAACCCCTTTACGAATTATTTACAACACTTGAATAAATCAAATGACGATTCACCGGTCGAGGacgaaattcaaaatattttaatcactGGTAGTGAAAGTTCAGCTCTCGCACTTGCATTGGTTTTAGTAGTTTTGGGAATATACCCAGAAGTTcag GAGAAAATCTACGAAGAGCTTGACGCCATTTTGTGGAACACTGACGAAATAACACTGGAACATATCAACAAAATGGTTTACCTTGAAGCCGTGATCAAGGAAACGATGAGGATTTTACCAACCGTTCCGTTCATTAACCGACGAATGACCGAAGATTTGCACTTAA atgatTGCGTTGTCCCAACTGGAAGTAACATAATCATCAGCATAAAAAACATCCACGATTCGCCCCTTTTGTGGGAAAATCCGGATAAATTTGATCCTGAGAGGTTTTTAACTGAAAGAGATCCAAATCGTTCACGTTGTGCTTTCATGCCGTTTGGTTACGGTCCCAGAAATTGTATAGGTTTCAAATTTGCGATGCTTTCCATGAAAGTAATGATGGCATCACTGTTGAAGAACTTCACCTTTGAACCGGCCGTATACAAGTCAATTGCAGAAATTGAATGCTTCTACAATATTGTAGCCAAACCAAAGAAAGGGTACAAAGTTAAGTTTAGCGAAAGAAAATTGTACAATAACAATgataaattgtaa
- the LOC662193 gene encoding cytochrome P450 4C1, protein MKKTEFTITTILSLVILVLVFFFFIKYHWNRRWLYYHAMKLPGPWALPILGSAHLFHGGYDDMYQAMLRLTKSQPPLFKIWLGQDLIFVTSRPEDCEIILSKCFTKGKFATFMDPIFWEGLLTAPAIKWKSHRKIINPSFNIQILNSFIGVFNKHSKKLVEKMRKHAGSDSVDVSYWLFRNTIDISCETLMDIDADLIKGQEEYIDDCIKAEKYSSTRMIGVWYHPEFIWKHSPLGKLTKATSDKILDFVRKIIKLKKLEPEPLLKNCGDFPDDSMRKKHFLNNLLKMSENMTDDDILEETQTMLVAASETTALTMATVLLTLAIFPQVQV, encoded by the exons ATGAAGAAAACTGAGTTTACAATCACAACAATCCTTTCATTGGTGATTTTAGTgctagtgttttttttttttatcaagtaCCATTGGAATAGGAGATGGCTCTATTACCACGCGATGAAGTTACCGGGACCATGGGCTTTGCCCATCCTCGGAAGTGCCCATTTGTTTCACGGAGGATACGACG ACATGTATCAAGCAATGTTGCGATTGACCAAATCACAGCCACCTCTCTTCAAAATCTGGTTAGGCCAAGACCTGATTTTCGTTACTTCACGACCGGAAGAttgtgaaattattttgagtaAATGCTTCACAAAGGGAAAATTTGCCACATTTATGGACCCAATTTTCTGGGAGGGATTACTAACAGCTCCAG CTATTAAGTGGAAAAGCCACCGAAAAATCATAAACCCGTCGTTCAATATCCAGATTTTAAACTCATTTATTGGCGTTTTTAACAAACACTCGAAAAAACTGGTCGAAAAGATGCGAAAACACGCCGGTTCTGACTCGGTTGATGTTTCCTATTGGCTGTTCCGCAACACTATTGATATTTCATGTG aaacttTGATGGACATTGACGCTGATTTAATCAAAGGACAAGAGGAATACATTGATGATTGCATCAA gGCGGAAAAATACTCATCAACTCGCATGATCGGGGTGTGGTACCACCCTGAATTCATTTGGAAACACTCTCCCCTAGGAAAGTTAACCAAAGCCACCtctgacaaaattttggacTTCGTCAGaaaa atAATCAAACTCAAAAAACTAGAACCAGAACcacttttaaaaaactgtGGCGACTTTCCGGACGATTCCAtgcgaaaaaaacatttcctaAACAATCTGCTCAAAATGTCCGAAAATATGACCGATGACGACATTTTGGAAGAAACCCAAACCATGTTAGTTGCAGCTAGTGAAACAACTGCCTTGACCATGGCCACCGTTCTACTCACTTTGGCCATTTTTCCACAAGTTCAGGTt
- the LOC662300 gene encoding uncharacterized protein LOC662300, whose amino-acid sequence MICENVLVWLFSTLIAFLLLNAWHKRRLLYYASKINGPFSWPIIGSAHYFIGGQKVFYKKITQLLETQPEIFKIWLGGQLVVVTSRPEDVEVIVNKFFEKGPIVEYSKKFLGNSLLRAPAHIWKDRRKMLNPTFNQKILNTFMGTFATHAHKLVKELEEHCGKDYDVFSNLIRCTLNLAIENLADVDSDLIQGQDNYLQNVKRLEDLLAIRIFTFWFHADFFWKMSPLSREMHKATEETFAFVKQIIKTKKMNVKQDNNSPTKGKLFINHLIKVSKTDAKIDDLAIEEEIQNILIASSETTALTAGLVLTILGIFPEIQFKVSNELGAVFGHDGRAPSLEDINKMEYLECVIKETLRLFPVLPIILRFLDQDIKLGAYTIPAGCSIAIPICHLNKKADFWENPEKFDPDRFLRMNSSERHRCTFIPFSYGPRNCIGLKYGMMSLKVLLSTILRNYTIKPSVYEKLEDIEMVFCVLSKPSLGFKVKLEKKIHEQIIVIIVYSLDTKASITKAEETVRTGLQKANKNQSNFLQLQYHFTRTKHKMIEKIDLTSVFLTLFLAFIIKYNWDRRWLYYYGSKIDGPLGWPIFGSAHYLMGGHKVFYKNVNMLLKSYPSEVAKIWVGPTLLVSITKPEDVEIVLNKCLERPKFYEFGKEIVGSGILTAPIDVWKSRRKMINPTFNPNILNSFVEIFGRHAFYLTNALEENCGKDSFDILPKLFRCTFDTACETFGDVDSTLLHGRDEIFQNLTKAEDLVKTRGFTVWLHFEFFWNMTSLCKEYNQACNLLISIVKQIIQLKKPSYISDNNHREKRLLNHLLKLSKINAKIDQTALEDEIQTILLTGSETTALTVGLTLIILGIYPEIQKKIGKELDVIFGKDDRVPTLEDINRMEYLERVIKETLRFLTPVPFMLRTNNQDITLDSNTIPAGSCIMIPIFHIHKKPEYWKNPNEFDPDRFLPENSSKRPRCAFIPFSSGPRNCIGFKYGMMSVKVLLAVILRKYTVVATEYKKVEDIEMLFYVVNKPISGCKIKLEKK is encoded by the exons ATGATTTGTGAAAATGTCCTCGTTTGGCTATTTTCCACCTTAATTGCGTTCTTGTTGCTAAACGCCTGGCATAAGCGACGTCTTCTTTATTACGCCTCCAAAATAAACGGCCCTTTTTCCTGGCCCATCATTGGAAGCGCCCATTACTTCATCGGGGGCCAAAaag tattttacaaaaaaataacccaACTGTTGGAAACACAACCGGAAATATTCAAAATCTGGTTGGGTGGACAACTAGTTGTGGTAACTTCAAGGCCCGAAGATGTTGAAGTTATTGTGaacaagttttttgaaaaggGACCAATTGTTGaatattcgaaaaaattcctCGGAAATAGTCTTCTAAGAGCCCCAG CTCATATCTGGAAGGATCGAAGAAAAATGCTCAACCCAacatttaaccaaaaaattttaaacacttttatgGGCACTTTTGCAACACATGCCCATAAGTTGGTCAAAGAACTTGAAGAACATTGTGGGAAAGACTATgatgttttttcaaacttgATAAGGTGCACTTTAAATTTAGCAATAG AGAATTTGGCGGACGTGGACAGTGATTTAATCCAAGGACAAGACAATTATTTGCAAAACGTAAAGAG ATTAGAGGACCTTTTGGCGATTCGCATTTTCACATTTTGGTTTCACgctgattttttttggaaaatgtcCCCATTGAGTAGAGAAATGCATAAAGCAACTGAGGAAACGTTTGCTTTCGTTAAGCAA ATcatcaaaacgaaaaaaatgaaCGTGAAACAAGACAATAACAGTCCGACCAAAGGAAAACTTTTCATAAATCACCTCATAAAAGTTAGCAAAACCGACGCAAAAATCGACGATTTGGCAATCGAGGAGGAAATCCAAAACATTCTGATTGCTAGCAGCGAAACTACAGCTCTTACAGCTGGCCTGGTTTTGACAATTTTGGGAATATTTCCAGAAATACAG TTTAAAGTTTCGAACGAACTTGGGGCGGTTTTTGGGCATGATGGAAGAGCGCCATCTCTGGAAGACATTAACAAGATGGAGTACTTGGAATGCGTTATTAAGGAAACTCTGAGATTATTTCCAGTACTGCCGATAATTTTGCGATTCCTGGACCAGGACATAAAATTGG gCGCTTATACGATCCCAGCTGGCTGTAGCATCGCCATTCCAATTTGTCACCTCAATAAAAAGGCAGATTTTTGGGAAAATCCGGAAAAATTTGATCCAGATCGCTTTTTGCGAATGAATAGTTCCGAGCGTCATCGTTGTACGTTTATTCCTTTTAGTTATGGGCCCAGAAATTGCATAG GCTTGAAGTACGGTATGATGTCATTGAAGGTTTTGTTATCGACGATTTTACGCAATTATACGATTAAACCATCGGtttatgaaaagttggaaGATATCGAGATGGTTTTTTGTGTGCTGAGCAAACCAAGTTTGGGGTTCAAAGTCAAACtggagaaaaaaat ACATGAAcaaattattgtaataattgtttattcCCTTGATACAAAAGCATCAATTACAAAAGCAGAAGAAACAGTTCgaaccggtttacagaaagcaaataaaaaccaatCAAATTTTCTCCAACTGCAGTACCACTTCACTAGAACAAAGCACAAAATGATCGAAAAAATCGACCTGACGTCCGTTTTCCTAACTTTATTTCTAGCTttcattataaaatataactgGGACAGGCGATGGCTTTACTACTACGGGTCCAAAATAGACGGACCATTGGGTTGGCCCATCTTTGGAAGCGCCCATTATCTCATGGGCGGTCATAAAG ttttctatAAAAACGTAAATATGCTCCTAAAGTCATATCCTTCAGAAGTTGCCAAAATATGGGTGGGTCCCACATTACTGGTATCGATCACAAAACCGGAAGATGTAGAAATTGTGCTAAATAAATGCTTGGAAAGACCGAAATTTTACGAGTTTGGTAAAGAAATAGTCGGAAGTGGGATTCTAACAGCGCCAA TTGATGTTTGGAAGAGCAGACGGAAAATGATTAATCCAACTTTTAACCCAAACATTTTGAACtcgtttgttgaaattttcgGACGACACgcgttttatttaacaaacgCACTTGAGGAAAACTGCGGAAAAGATTCGTTTGATATTTTACCAAAACTGTTTAGGTGCACTTTTGACACCGCTTGTG AAACGTTTGGTGACGTTGACAGTACTTTACTCCATGGTCGGGACgagattttccaaaatttaacaaa AGCCGAAGATCTGGTAAAAACTCGTGGATTTACTGTTTGGTtgcattttgaatttttttggaatatgACTTCGCTGTGTAAAGAATATAATCAAGCGTGTAACCTATTGATTTCAATCGTGAAACAA AtaatccaattaaaaaaaccaaGTTACA TTTCAGACAATAATCACAGAGAAAAACGTTTATTGAAccatttattaaaactgagtaaaataaaTGCGAAAATCGACCAAACAGCTTTAGAGGACGAAATCCAAACTATTTTGCTTACTGGGAGCGAAACTACAGCTCTCACAGTTGGTTTAACTCTAATTATTTTAGGAATATACCCAGAAATACAG aaaaaaattggtaaagaaCTTGACGTCATCTTCGGCAAAGATGACAGGGTGCCAACTTTAGAAGACATTAACAGAATGGAGTACCTGGAAAGGGTCATTAAGGAGACTTTGAGATTCCTAACACCTGTACCATTCATGTTACGAACTAATAACCAAGATATAACGCTTG ATTCGAACACAATCCCGGCTGGAAGTTGCATAATGATCCCAATTTTTCACATTCACAAGAAACCGGAATATTGGAAAAATCCGAATGAATTCGATCCTGATCGCTTTTTGCCTGAAAATAGTTCGAAGCGGCCACGGTGTGCTTTTATTCCGTTTAGTTCAGGGCCTAGAAATTGCATAG GTTTTAAATACGGCATGATGTCAGTTAAAGTTCTATTGGCTGTGATTTTACGAAAGTACACAGTTGTGGCAActgaatataaaaaagtggaagacatCGAAATGCTCTTCTATGTGGTGAATAAACCAATCTCAGGATGTAAGATCAAGttggagaaaaaataa
- the LOC662337 gene encoding cytochrome P450 4C1, which produces MFDFIFVSLTLILAFIIKYNWDRRWLYYYGSKLDSPIGWPIIGSAHYIIGGHKVFYKNVNMLLKSYPSEVAKIWIGPTLVVSITKPEYVEIVLNKCLERPEFYEFGKQIIGAGILTAPIDVWKSRRKMINPTFNPNILNSFVEIFGRYAFHLTNALEENCGKESFDILPKLFKCTFETACETLGDVNSNVLQGPEEIFENLTKAEDLITTRAFSLWLYLDFFWNMTSFCRELDKASKSIISIAKQVIQIKKSSRNQKPSEPMIQDNTYKEKRFVNHLLKLSETNAKLDQTALADEIQTFLLAGSETTALTVGLTLIILGIYPEIQKKIGKELEVIFGKDARVPTLEDINRMEYLERVIKETLRFLTPVPFMLRTNNQDITLDSNTIPAGSCIMIPIFHIHKKPEYWKNPNEFDPDRFLPENSSKRPRCAFIPFSSGPRNCIGFKYGMMSVKVLLAVILRKYTVVATEYKKVEDIEMLFYLVNKPISGCKIKLEKK; this is translated from the exons ATGTTCGACTTCATATTTGTTTCCTTGACTTTGATTCTAGCTTTCATTATAAAGTATAACTGGGACAGGCGATGGCTTTACTATTATGGTTCAAAATTAGATAGTCCCATTGGTTGGCCCATCATTGGCAGTGCCCATTATATCATCGGCGGTCATAAAG ttttctacaaaaacgtAAATATGCTCCTAAAATCATATCCTTCAGAAGTTGCCAAAATATGGATAGGTCCCACTTTAGTAGTATCGATTACAAAACCAGAATATGTTGAAATTGTgctaaataaatgtttggaAAGACCGGAGTTTTACGAGTTCGGTAAACAGATAATCGGAGCTGGGATTCTAACAGCGCCAA TTGATGTTTGGAAAAGCAGACGGAAAATGATTAATCCAACTTTTAACCCAAACATTTTGAACtcttttgttgaaattttcgGACGATATGCGTTTCATTTAACAAATGCACTTGAGGAAAACTGCGGAAAAGAGTCTTTTgatattttaccaaaattgtttaaatgcaCTTTTGAGACCGCTTGTG AAACGCTTGGTGACGTTAACAGTAATGTACTTCAAGGCCCGGAAgagattttcgaaaatttaacaaa GGCAGAAGATCTTATAACGACTCGTGCATTTTCCCTTTGGCTGTATCTTGATTTCTTCTGGAACATGACTTCGTTTTGTAGGGAATTGGATAAAGCGAgtaaatcaataatttcaattGCAAAACAA gtaatacaaataaaaaaatcaagtcgtAACCAAAAACCAAGTGAACCAATGATACAAG ACAATACTTACAAAGAAAAACGTTTTGTAAatcatttgttaaaattgagcGAAACAAATGCGAAACTCGACCAAACAGCCTTAGCAGACGAGATCCAAACATTTTTACTTGCTGGGAGCGAAACTACAGCTCTTACAGTTGGtttaactttaattattttaggaATATACCCAGAAATACAG aaaaaaattggtaaagaaCTTGAGGTCATCTTCGGCAAAGATGCCAGGGTGCCAACTTTAGAAGACATTAACAGAATGGAGTACCTGGAAAGGGTCATTAAGGAGACTTTGAGATTCCTAACACCCGTACCATTCATGTTACGAACTAATAACCAAGATATAACGCTTG ATTCGAACACAATCCCGGCTGGAAGTTGCATAATGATCCCAATTTTTCACATTCACAAGAAACCGGAATATTGGAAAAATCCGAATGAATTCGATCCTGATCGCTTTTTGCCTGAAAATAGTTCGAAGCGGCCTCGGTGTGCTTTTATTCCGTTTAGTTCAGGGCCTAGAAATTGCATAG GTTTTAAATACGGCATGATGTCAGTTAAAGTTCTATTGGCTGTGATTTTACGAAAGTACACAGTTGTGGCAActgaatataaaaaagtggaagacatCGAAATGCTCTTCTATCTGGTGAACAAACCAATCTCAGGATGTAAGATCAAGttggagaaaaaataa